The Methyloferula stellata AR4 genome includes a window with the following:
- a CDS encoding efflux transporter outer membrane subunit gives MGLKTVKLFSLLAASSLSGCYSVGPDFVPPTPGLPAVSFFGKPTPAVPPNPPFLPAAPDPHWWATFRDPALTRLEEEAVATNLDLQTATVKLAESRFQRGVTASAAFPTLNGNATYTRELLSQNGIVSLGKALTNGQPFVVPPISIYQPTFDAAWEVDIWGHVRRQIEAGDAQIHLSEDQRRDVLVSLLAEVARDYIELRGVQEQIAIANDNLKSATEIMELTRARVEKGLVTGLDVENAAAEVESIKAQIPQLHTQETVQMNALALLLDEPPGSLEGKLARAKPIPPAPARVPLGIPSELARRRPDIRQAEAQLHAATADIGVAVAEFYPSVKLNGSVGFNSLDLKNLWKGSSLQYTFGPSISLPIFEGGRLRSTLELREAQQQEAAIAYQKAVLQAWHDVVNALVSFRNEQKRREALKAQIGHSAQALTLSRARYVDGVTEFITVLNAEQTLFAAKQQYAQSATNVSTDLVQLYKALGGGWETTLPTEPLPSIVSELGPE, from the coding sequence ATGGGGTTGAAAACGGTCAAATTATTCAGTCTGCTGGCGGCGTCGAGCCTGTCGGGCTGTTATTCCGTTGGCCCGGATTTCGTTCCGCCCACCCCCGGGCTCCCAGCGGTTTCGTTCTTTGGCAAACCGACGCCTGCGGTTCCCCCGAATCCGCCCTTCCTCCCTGCGGCGCCAGACCCGCATTGGTGGGCGACATTCCGCGACCCCGCCCTGACGCGGCTCGAGGAGGAGGCGGTAGCCACCAATCTCGATTTGCAGACGGCCACAGTCAAATTGGCCGAAAGCCGGTTCCAGCGCGGCGTGACGGCCTCGGCCGCTTTCCCGACGCTGAACGGCAACGCAACCTATACGCGCGAGCTTTTGAGCCAGAACGGCATCGTCAGCCTGGGCAAGGCCCTTACCAACGGACAACCCTTCGTCGTCCCACCGATCAGCATCTATCAGCCGACCTTCGATGCCGCATGGGAAGTCGATATTTGGGGCCATGTCCGCCGCCAGATCGAGGCTGGCGACGCGCAGATCCACCTGAGCGAAGACCAGCGCCGCGATGTTCTCGTGTCGCTCCTCGCCGAAGTGGCGCGCGACTACATCGAATTGCGCGGCGTGCAGGAGCAGATCGCCATCGCGAACGACAATCTGAAAAGCGCGACCGAGATCATGGAGCTGACGCGCGCGCGCGTCGAGAAAGGTCTCGTCACCGGGCTCGATGTCGAGAATGCCGCGGCCGAAGTCGAAAGCATCAAGGCGCAGATACCGCAATTGCACACGCAAGAGACGGTGCAGATGAATGCGCTGGCCCTCTTGCTCGACGAACCGCCCGGCTCATTGGAAGGCAAGCTCGCGCGCGCCAAGCCGATCCCGCCGGCTCCCGCCCGCGTGCCGCTCGGCATTCCCTCCGAGCTCGCGCGCAGGCGCCCAGACATAAGGCAGGCGGAAGCGCAGCTCCATGCCGCGACGGCCGATATCGGTGTCGCCGTCGCCGAATTCTATCCGAGCGTGAAACTGAACGGCAGCGTCGGCTTCAACTCCCTCGATTTGAAGAATCTGTGGAAGGGCAGCTCGCTGCAATACACCTTCGGCCCGAGCATTTCTTTGCCGATCTTCGAAGGCGGCCGCCTGAGATCGACTTTGGAACTGCGCGAGGCGCAGCAGCAAGAGGCGGCGATCGCCTATCAAAAGGCGGTGCTGCAAGCCTGGCATGACGTCGTCAACGCGCTGGTCTCCTTCCGCAACGAGCAGAAACGGCGCGAAGCGCTCAAGGCGCAGATCGGGCATTCCGCACAGGCGCTCACATTGTCCCGCGCGCGCTATGTCGATGGGGTCACTGAATTCATCACGGTTCTCAACGCGGAGCAGACTCTGTTCGCCGCCAAGCAGCAATATGCGCAAAGCGCGACGAATGTCTCGACCGATCTCGTCCAGCTCTATAAGGCGCTCGGCGGCGGCTGGGAGACGACACTGCCGACCGAGCCTTTGCCGAGCATCGTGTCCGAACTCGGGCCGGAGTGA
- a CDS encoding DHA2 family efflux MFS transporter permease subunit, whose translation MIEPPNPNSDWRPAHNPWLIAVVVTSAAFMEILDTTIVNVALPHIAGSLSASSDEATWALTSYLVANAIVLTISGWLSDLLGRKRYFLICIAMFTVCSFLCGTATSLGQLVVFRLAQGFFGGGLQPNQQSIILDTFPPAKRGAAFGVVAIATIVAPVLGPTLGGIITDQTTWRWIFFINVPVGIAAVFLVSLLVQDPPWIQERKSRGIDYIGLSLITLGLGCLQVMLDRGEDDDWFSSVFIQLMGLLAVAGIIGSIIWLLIAKKPIVNLRVFADRNFAGGCIMIGATGALLYASAVIIPQFAQQVIGYDATWSGLILSPGGVVIILLIPFVTRLLKYVQTRYVIAAGFFIMGCSMIYSNRLVPNIDFMTLVEMRAFQTTALAFLFVPISTISYTTLPRELNGDATALFSMFRNVFGSIGISLSTAFVTQRAQTHQFYLSQWATPSHQPFNDLIASYQAAWIAMGHAAATAHQYALGQVYQVFLKQVQVLAYADVFLYCAVIAFAVVPVCFLLSPQIGSRAPAGGH comes from the coding sequence ATGATCGAACCGCCGAATCCGAATTCGGATTGGAGGCCCGCGCATAATCCATGGCTGATCGCGGTCGTGGTGACGAGCGCGGCTTTCATGGAAATCTTGGATACCACGATCGTCAACGTCGCCCTGCCCCATATAGCGGGCAGTCTGTCGGCGAGCAGCGACGAGGCCACCTGGGCTTTGACCTCCTATCTCGTCGCCAATGCCATCGTGCTGACGATTTCCGGATGGCTGAGCGACCTTTTGGGACGCAAACGCTATTTCCTGATCTGCATCGCGATGTTCACGGTCTGCTCGTTTCTATGCGGCACGGCGACGAGCCTCGGGCAGCTCGTGGTCTTCCGGCTGGCGCAGGGGTTTTTCGGCGGCGGCCTGCAACCCAATCAGCAATCGATCATCCTCGATACGTTTCCGCCGGCAAAACGCGGCGCCGCCTTCGGCGTGGTCGCCATCGCGACCATCGTCGCGCCGGTACTGGGCCCGACGCTCGGCGGTATCATCACCGACCAGACCACATGGCGGTGGATCTTCTTCATCAATGTGCCGGTCGGTATCGCCGCCGTCTTTCTTGTGTCGCTTCTGGTCCAAGACCCGCCGTGGATTCAAGAGAGAAAGAGCCGCGGAATCGACTATATCGGCCTGTCGCTCATCACGCTCGGCCTCGGCTGCCTGCAGGTCATGCTCGACCGCGGCGAGGACGACGATTGGTTCAGCTCCGTTTTCATTCAGCTCATGGGGCTTTTGGCCGTCGCCGGGATCATCGGCTCGATCATCTGGCTGCTGATCGCGAAAAAGCCGATCGTCAATCTGCGGGTTTTCGCGGACCGTAATTTCGCCGGCGGCTGCATCATGATCGGCGCCACCGGCGCTCTCCTCTATGCGAGCGCGGTGATCATTCCGCAATTCGCGCAACAAGTCATCGGCTATGACGCGACCTGGTCGGGCCTGATCCTGTCGCCGGGCGGCGTGGTCATCATTCTTCTCATCCCCTTCGTGACGAGACTGCTCAAATACGTGCAAACGCGCTACGTGATCGCGGCCGGTTTTTTCATCATGGGATGTTCGATGATCTATTCGAACCGGCTTGTTCCGAATATCGATTTCATGACGCTCGTGGAGATGCGTGCCTTCCAGACCACGGCGCTGGCTTTCCTCTTCGTGCCGATCAGCACGATCTCCTATACGACCTTGCCGCGCGAACTCAACGGCGATGCGACCGCGCTCTTTTCCATGTTCCGGAACGTGTTCGGCTCGATCGGCATTTCGCTGTCCACGGCCTTCGTCACGCAAAGAGCGCAGACCCATCAATTCTATCTGTCACAATGGGCGACGCCCTCCCATCAGCCCTTCAACGATCTTATCGCGAGCTATCAGGCGGCCTGGATCGCCATGGGCCATGCGGCGGCCACGGCGCATCAATACGCGCTCGGTCAAGTCTATCAGGTCTTTCTGAAGCAGGTCCAAGTCCTGGCCTATGCCGACGTGTTTTTATATTGCGCGGTCATTGCCTTCGCCGTCGTACCCGTCTGTTTTCTCCTGTCGCCTCAGATAGGCAGCCGGGCGCCGGCCGGAGGGCATTAG
- a CDS encoding HlyD family secretion protein yields MTVTSAKKPGPVAEAEPPQVPPPGPVARDDKPKEDKSQAPGGPAKPRKRRPLLWIGIFLGVILGAGAGYHYWQVQSHLESTDDAFIDGRAISIAPQVSGLVVSLDVTDNQFVHKGQPLIHIDPRQYTNDRIQAEGALATAKSQLEGFKFAVAIAQKNFPAELQAAQAQLATAKANLVKAQADYERQKSLTKLATSQQEVDQATAAYNQAQAQVALAEARVKQAEPVQEQIGQARTQVGQLSGQVGQAQARLDQADLNLSWTVVTAPQDGWITKRNVEVGTYVTPGQQIFSIVSPDIWVTANFKESQLTLMRPGQPAEISVDAYPNLHLKGHVDSIQLGSGSKFTAFPPENATGNFVKIVQRVPVKIVIDSGLDPNIPLPLGLSVVPSVTVR; encoded by the coding sequence ATGACCGTCACATCGGCGAAAAAGCCCGGTCCCGTTGCCGAAGCCGAACCGCCGCAGGTTCCGCCTCCGGGGCCTGTGGCGCGCGACGACAAGCCCAAAGAAGATAAGTCGCAGGCTCCAGGCGGCCCGGCGAAACCGCGCAAGCGCCGCCCCTTGCTTTGGATCGGGATCTTTCTCGGTGTGATTCTGGGCGCCGGTGCGGGCTATCATTATTGGCAGGTGCAATCGCATCTTGAGAGCACCGACGACGCCTTTATCGATGGCCGCGCCATCTCCATAGCGCCGCAGGTATCGGGACTCGTCGTCTCCCTCGATGTGACGGACAACCAGTTCGTTCACAAGGGCCAGCCGCTCATTCATATCGACCCTCGGCAATATACAAACGATCGCATTCAGGCCGAGGGCGCGCTCGCGACGGCCAAATCGCAGCTCGAAGGCTTCAAGTTCGCGGTAGCGATTGCCCAGAAGAATTTTCCGGCCGAACTGCAGGCGGCGCAAGCGCAGCTCGCCACGGCGAAAGCCAATCTCGTCAAAGCCCAAGCCGATTATGAGCGGCAAAAATCTTTGACGAAACTCGCGACCTCGCAACAGGAAGTCGACCAGGCGACAGCCGCCTATAATCAGGCGCAAGCCCAGGTGGCGCTGGCAGAAGCGCGCGTGAAACAGGCCGAGCCGGTGCAGGAACAAATTGGCCAGGCGCGGACGCAGGTCGGCCAGCTCTCGGGCCAGGTCGGACAGGCACAGGCGCGCCTCGATCAAGCCGATCTCAACCTGTCCTGGACGGTCGTGACCGCGCCGCAGGATGGCTGGATCACCAAACGCAATGTCGAGGTCGGCACTTATGTGACTCCCGGCCAGCAGATTTTCTCGATCGTCTCGCCGGACATTTGGGTCACGGCGAATTTCAAGGAGAGCCAATTGACCCTGATGCGCCCGGGCCAGCCCGCCGAGATCAGCGTCGATGCCTATCCAAATCTGCATTTGAAAGGCCATGTCGATTCGATCCAGCTCGGGTCCGGCTCGAAATTCACCGCCTTCCCGCCTGAAAATGCGACCGGCAATTTCGTGAAGATCGTCCAGCGCGTTCCGGTCAAGATCGTCATCGACAGCGGTCTCGATCCCAATATTCCCTTGCCGCTTGGTCTCTCCGTCGTTCCCTCGGTGACGGTCAGATGA
- a CDS encoding TetR/AcrR family transcriptional regulator, whose product MAQRIFLERGYSQTTMQSIAEEAGASKETLYRHFGSKEGLFTEIVRAKSAQIATRLDEEITLHASPDEVLTHVGTSLLKTLSCDDVLSFYGWIVAETPRAPELGRIFYELGPAMVRAKLKTYLERATEQKVLCCDNPILATKIFLGSILADIHLRALTLGVKDIGEAEIREQVDAAVAMFLARYRYPVKA is encoded by the coding sequence GTGGCGCAGCGAATTTTCCTTGAGCGTGGCTATAGCCAAACGACCATGCAGTCCATCGCCGAAGAGGCGGGGGCCTCGAAAGAAACGCTTTATCGTCATTTCGGCAGCAAGGAAGGGCTTTTTACCGAAATCGTGCGCGCGAAATCGGCGCAAATCGCGACACGTCTCGACGAGGAAATCACTCTGCATGCCTCTCCCGACGAGGTCCTGACCCATGTCGGCACCAGCCTTTTGAAGACCTTGAGTTGCGACGACGTCTTGTCCTTTTACGGGTGGATCGTCGCCGAAACGCCGCGGGCGCCCGAGCTCGGCCGCATTTTCTATGAGCTCGGCCCGGCTATGGTGCGGGCCAAATTGAAAACCTATCTCGAACGCGCCACGGAACAGAAGGTTCTGTGTTGCGACAATCCTATTTTGGCGACGAAAATCTTTTTAGGCTCGATCCTCGCGGACATCCATCTGCGGGCTCTCACCCTTGGCGTCAAAGACATAGGTGAAGCTGAGATCCGCGAACAGGTTGACGCCGCCGTTGCCATGTTTCTCGCGCGGTACCGCTATCCCGTCAAAGCCTGA
- the ggt gene encoding gamma-glutamyltransferase: MRCKAPHALAHAESRAWSDLIYSGRRTAFFAALYLSIGLCAAACAEPAYAEPAGQSFAAQGRRILPVLATHGMVASQETQATEVGVDILKRGGNAVDAAVAVGFALAVTLPQAGNLGGGGFMLVHLAAPNKTVVIDYREAAPADTKPDVFLDNNGVAVPAKSRASGLGVGVPGTVAGLALALRKYGSGKFSLANLAAPAVALARQGLTVNDGLADSLASSASWLRRWPSTQAIFLHSDATPLTRGERLVQTDLANALEAIGRDGERGFYQGPIAEKLVAAVQAAGGHMTLEDLSAYRAIEREPLHGTYRGYEIASVPPPSSGGVHIIELLNILEGFPLADLGANSAATIHDLAEAMKLAYADRAEYLGDPAFTDIPVKGLISKAYAAKLRAEIPADHIRDPASIKPLDPAPYESDQTTHFSIVDEAGDAVSNTYTLNFSYGLGLVADGTGILLNNELDDFAAKPGAPNAYGLVGGAANAPGPRKRPLSSMAPTMVFDKDGLLLVTGSPGGSRIITIVLEIVLNVLDFGMNIAEATEAPRIHHQGLPDELRVERGLSPDTIHALEAQGYRVTVANAWGSAQTIGRIKNLLIGASDPRQRDTRADGY; this comes from the coding sequence ATGAGATGCAAGGCGCCGCACGCCTTGGCTCACGCCGAAAGCCGGGCTTGGTCGGACCTCATTTACTCTGGCCGAAGGACGGCTTTTTTTGCCGCCTTATACTTAAGCATTGGCTTATGCGCGGCGGCTTGCGCGGAGCCGGCTTATGCGGAGCCGGCCGGGCAATCTTTCGCCGCCCAAGGCCGCCGCATCCTGCCTGTGCTCGCCACGCATGGCATGGTCGCCAGTCAAGAGACGCAGGCGACAGAAGTCGGGGTCGATATTCTCAAGCGCGGCGGCAATGCCGTGGATGCCGCCGTCGCGGTCGGCTTCGCCTTGGCGGTGACTCTCCCGCAGGCCGGCAATCTTGGCGGCGGCGGCTTCATGCTTGTTCATCTCGCTGCCCCCAATAAGACCGTCGTCATCGATTATCGGGAAGCGGCACCCGCCGATACGAAGCCGGATGTCTTTCTCGACAACAATGGTGTGGCAGTACCGGCAAAATCGCGCGCCAGCGGATTGGGGGTCGGCGTGCCCGGGACGGTCGCGGGCCTGGCGCTGGCTTTGCGCAAATATGGATCGGGCAAATTCAGCCTCGCCAATCTCGCGGCGCCCGCGGTCGCACTCGCCCGCCAGGGTCTGACGGTCAATGACGGCCTCGCCGATTCACTCGCCTCAAGCGCATCGTGGCTGCGCCGCTGGCCATCGACGCAAGCGATTTTTCTGCACTCGGACGCGACGCCTTTGACACGCGGTGAGCGTCTCGTCCAAACCGATCTCGCCAATGCGCTTGAAGCCATAGGCCGTGATGGGGAGCGCGGCTTCTATCAGGGACCCATTGCCGAAAAGCTTGTTGCCGCGGTGCAGGCGGCCGGCGGTCACATGACGCTCGAGGATCTCAGCGCCTATCGGGCCATCGAGCGCGAGCCTTTGCACGGAACCTATCGCGGCTATGAGATTGCTTCCGTGCCGCCGCCGTCGTCGGGCGGCGTGCATATCATCGAGCTTCTCAATATTCTCGAAGGTTTTCCGCTGGCTGATCTTGGCGCCAATTCGGCCGCGACGATCCACGATCTCGCCGAAGCCATGAAGCTTGCTTATGCGGACCGGGCCGAATATCTGGGCGATCCGGCGTTCACGGATATTCCCGTCAAAGGTCTTATTTCAAAAGCCTATGCCGCGAAATTGCGGGCCGAGATTCCGGCCGATCACATACGCGACCCCGCGTCGATCAAACCACTCGATCCTGCGCCTTACGAAAGCGATCAGACGACGCATTTTTCGATCGTCGACGAGGCCGGCGATGCGGTGTCGAACACTTACACATTGAATTTCTCTTATGGGCTTGGCCTCGTCGCCGATGGCACGGGCATCCTCCTCAACAACGAGCTCGACGATTTCGCGGCCAAACCCGGTGCCCCCAATGCCTATGGTCTTGTCGGCGGCGCGGCCAATGCGCCTGGACCGCGCAAACGGCCTTTGTCGTCCATGGCCCCGACCATGGTCTTCGATAAGGACGGGCTCCTCCTCGTCACTGGCTCGCCCGGCGGCTCGCGCATCATCACGATTGTGCTTGAAATCGTACTGAACGTCCTCGACTTCGGGATGAATATCGCCGAGGCGACCGAAGCGCCGCGCATTCATCATCAAGGCCTTCCGGATGAATTGCGGGTCGAGCGCGGCCTTTCGCCCGACACGATCCATGCGCTCGAGGCGCAGGGCTATAGAGTGACCGTGGCCAATGCCTGGGGCTCGGCGCAAACCATCGGACGCATCAAAAATCTTTTGATCGGCGCCTCCGATCCGCGCCAGCGCGATACGCGCGCGGACGGGTATTAA
- a CDS encoding two-component system response regulator, which produces MSLVVIIDDSATNRNIFGLLAQSLAPDITVKTFGDPAEALVWLSDNTPYLIITDYKMPQMDAAEFIRRFRAFRNSDNVPVIVITVYEERSFRLQALEAGATDFLTSPVDHHEFLTRARNLLDLRKHQLLLAQRADTLERELKDSERSLRDSSERLAQVIDTLPIMIRAVGYDGSVLFVNAYETRFFAVDPASVIGKQGSVLLGEEAWSNSYALDRMVFETGKAMPTYEEEIVDHAAVKRVFLTSKAPLHDLDNKVIGVLTSSLDISARKQTEAHLRYTAQHDALTDLPNRMMLRERLRSLIARSRRGDHLFALHLIDLDGFKRVNDLLGHTAGDRFLKALAKHLRHSIREADMIARLGGDEFAVLQRDVGSSEDAAVFATRILETVGRFKCQDHDGLVTSASIGIAMHPSDGSDAEDLLRNVDLAMYKAKAEGGNSFCFYAADLQARAKHAAGLDAELRHALAENQFLLYYQPQVDLSTGQIVGAEALLRWNRPGKGITTPGAFLARAEENGLILPINEWVLREACRELKAWHDAGLPRIRIAVNLSPVQFRKRTVPLLVAKVLAESGLEGQYLDLELTESIMMQDMNAVERDLHQLVDLGVHLAIDDFGTGYSSLAYVKRFPVDRIKIDQSFVRNMVDDVNDAAIVRAIITLGHSLNVTVVAEGVETADQLARLRAENCDEIQGYYFGKPMPAADFADLIRGGSPIALRSA; this is translated from the coding sequence ATGTCTCTCGTAGTGATCATTGATGACAGTGCGACCAATCGCAATATTTTCGGTTTGCTGGCTCAGTCCCTTGCGCCCGATATCACTGTCAAAACCTTTGGCGATCCGGCCGAAGCATTGGTCTGGCTTTCGGACAATACGCCTTACCTCATTATCACCGACTATAAAATGCCGCAGATGGACGCCGCGGAATTCATCCGACGTTTCCGTGCCTTCCGCAATTCTGACAATGTCCCGGTCATCGTCATCACCGTTTACGAAGAGCGCTCCTTCCGCCTGCAGGCGCTTGAGGCGGGCGCGACGGATTTTCTGACCTCGCCGGTCGATCACCACGAATTCCTGACCCGCGCACGCAATCTGCTCGATCTGCGCAAGCATCAACTTCTGCTTGCACAACGCGCCGATACGCTGGAGCGCGAATTGAAGGACAGCGAGCGTTCGCTGCGCGATTCAAGCGAACGACTGGCGCAGGTCATCGACACTTTGCCGATCATGATCAGGGCGGTCGGCTACGATGGAAGCGTCTTGTTCGTCAACGCCTATGAAACCCGGTTTTTCGCCGTCGATCCGGCCTCCGTCATCGGCAAGCAGGGATCGGTCCTGCTCGGAGAGGAAGCCTGGTCGAATTCCTATGCGCTCGACCGCATGGTGTTTGAAACCGGCAAGGCCATGCCGACCTATGAAGAAGAGATCGTCGATCATGCGGCTGTGAAGAGGGTCTTTTTGACCTCCAAGGCACCGTTGCACGATCTCGACAACAAAGTCATCGGGGTCCTGACGAGCTCGCTCGACATTTCGGCGCGCAAGCAGACCGAAGCGCATCTCCGCTATACGGCGCAGCATGACGCTCTGACGGATCTGCCGAACCGCATGATGCTGCGCGAGAGATTGCGGAGCCTGATTGCGCGCTCGCGCCGCGGCGATCATCTTTTTGCGCTGCACCTCATCGATCTCGATGGCTTCAAGCGCGTTAATGATCTCCTGGGTCATACGGCCGGCGATCGGTTTTTGAAGGCACTCGCCAAACATTTGCGCCATTCGATCCGCGAAGCGGATATGATCGCGCGGCTTGGTGGCGACGAATTCGCCGTTCTTCAGAGAGATGTCGGCTCGAGCGAAGATGCAGCCGTCTTCGCGACTCGTATCCTTGAGACCGTCGGGCGTTTCAAATGCCAGGACCATGACGGCCTTGTCACCAGCGCCAGCATAGGCATCGCCATGCACCCGTCGGACGGGAGCGACGCCGAAGATCTTTTGCGCAACGTCGATCTCGCCATGTACAAAGCCAAGGCCGAGGGCGGCAACAGCTTCTGTTTCTATGCGGCGGATTTGCAGGCGCGTGCCAAACACGCCGCGGGTCTCGATGCGGAATTGCGTCATGCTTTGGCGGAAAATCAATTCCTGCTCTATTATCAACCGCAGGTCGATCTTTCGACAGGCCAGATCGTCGGCGCGGAGGCGCTTTTGCGCTGGAACCGCCCCGGCAAGGGGATCACGACGCCCGGCGCCTTTCTGGCGCGCGCCGAGGAGAATGGTCTCATCCTCCCGATCAACGAATGGGTTCTTCGTGAGGCCTGCCGCGAACTCAAAGCCTGGCACGATGCCGGTCTTCCGCGCATCCGGATCGCGGTCAATCTGTCGCCGGTTCAATTCCGCAAACGCACCGTGCCTCTGCTCGTCGCCAAAGTTCTGGCCGAGTCGGGGCTTGAGGGCCAATATCTCGATCTTGAATTGACCGAAAGCATCATGATGCAAGATATGAACGCGGTCGAGCGGGATCTGCATCAACTCGTCGATCTCGGCGTGCATCTTGCGATCGACGATTTCGGAACCGGCTATTCGTCTCTGGCCTATGTGAAACGTTTTCCCGTCGACCGGATCAAGATCGACCAGAGCTTCGTCCGCAACATGGTGGATGACGTGAACGATGCCGCAATCGTCCGGGCCATCATCACGCTCGGCCATAGCCTCAATGTCACGGTCGTTGCGGAAGGCGTCGAGACCGCCGATCAATTGGCCCGTTTGCGCGCAGAGAACTGCGACGAAATCCAGGGCTATTATTTCGGCAAACCCATGCCGGCTGCCGATTTTGCGGATTTGATCCGAGGCGGTTCGCCGATCGCACTCCGCTCGGCTTGA